The following proteins are co-located in the Microplitis demolitor isolate Queensland-Clemson2020A chromosome 3, iyMicDemo2.1a, whole genome shotgun sequence genome:
- the LOC103576530 gene encoding WD repeat-containing protein 43 isoform X1, producing MASSGCSAFSQDSKLWAYCGRDGRLKIWETLTNTLKHDFIPNLHLSSGCSVLQWITVGQQSTTPSPWKKRKRKSASIVEDMEQKQMIAMGTVDGKIIIYNPASASVDKVLENGHSAAVTAITWSSAGLFTAADDHQIVEWNIQEGGIKCKWKSGKNKVTALVASADGKSIISADRSIKCWDLESKQLVGTFTGHANQITFLKSVQIDDNNYVISGANGDSYLCIWSLSEQGKKNKTSLATLTMQDDPVSVSVKLNDNSQIIILATNRSGQCHLFVYQPNGVCIKPLKPTVTVIITTESISKEAASIPIQSSHLTEDNKMLIAFGSLLTLTFDRVVPDLTDIVQVLVRKDIKWTKDKKEEAVTKVKNAITDGDVEYLAPGAPNSVVKRTKGSSGGSQLPLQDRLENLSLNVEAYASASGKTPTKGTNKTQLLMQGLSSKDKNILTTVLYIRDENVIKNTIVNLPVQAVKPLIVELMGMLQGKTFPSKIAVMWIKILITTHAAHLLSLPDIDELLGPMLGFIEDKLTILPELSRLRGRVALVTGQISHLNDKQSDDITNECLLTYQDPDSDAEDEDDIDRVEAASESDENWDEISDQDDMQEDMENGRSDLDDDDASICS from the exons ATGGCGAGCTCGGGTTGTTCAGCATTTTCTCAGGACAGTAAACTCTGGGCTTATTGTGGCCGGGATggaagattaaaaatatggGAGACTTTAACAAATACATTGAAGCACGATTTTATTCCAAATTTACATTTGTCTTCTGGCTGTAGTGTCTTGCAATGGATAACTGTCGGTCAACAATCAACAACG CCATCGCCATGGAAGAAGCGGAAAAGAAAATCCGCGTCAATTGTGGAGGACATGGAGCAGAAACAAATGATTGCCATGGGTACAGTCGAtggcaaaataattatttataatccgGCATCGGCTTCGGTTGATAAAGTCCTGGAGAATGGACACTCGGCAGCGGTGACTGCTATCACTTGGTCGTCCGCTGGACTCTTTACCGCAGCGGACGATCACCAGATTGTCGAGTGGAATATCCAGGAGGGCGGAATAAAATGCAAGTGGAAATCCGGAAAGAACAAAGTCACTGCGTTGGTGGCTTCTGCGGACGGGAAATCTATTATTTCTGCTGATAGATCAATTAAATGCTGGGATCTAGAGAGCAAACAACTTGTTGGAACTTTCACTGGACATGCTAatcaaataacatttttaaaatcagtacaaattgatgataataattatgttatcaGTGGTGCTAATGGTGATTCTTATCTTTGTATCTGGTCACTTTCtgag cagggaaaaaagaataaaacatCATTAGCAACGTTAACGATGCAAGATGATCCAGTATCAGTATCCGTAAAATTGAATGACAATTcgcaaataattattctcgCAACAAATAGATCCGGACAATGTCATTTGTTCGTTTATCAACCAAACGGCGTGTGTATTAAACCACTAAAACCAACAGTTACCGTCATAATAACGACAGAAAGTATCAGCAAAGAGGCAGCATCAATACCAATACAGTCTTCCCATTTAACAGAAGACAATAAAATGCTCATAGCGTTTGGCTCATTGCTGACATTGACCTTTGACCGCGTGGTGCCGGATCTCACTGACATAGTCCAGGTGTTGGTGCGCAAAGACATCAAATGGACGAAGGATAAAAAAGAAGAGGCAGTTACTAAAGTTAAGAATGCCATAACTGATGGTGATGTCGAGTATTTAGCTCCCGGAGCTCCTAACTCAGTAGTTAAGCGCACAAAAGGTTCATCTGGTGGTTCACAGTTACCTTTACAAGACAGACTAGAAAATTTGAGTTTGAACGTCGAAGCGTACGCGTCAGCGAGTGGCAAAACTCCGACAAAGGGAACCAACAAGACGCAATTGCTAATGCAAGGATTGAGtagtaaagataaaaatatattgacgACTGTGCTGTATATAAGAGatgaaaatgttataaaaaacaCGATTGTAAATCTACCGGTCCAGGCTGTGAAGCCGCTGATTGTTGAACTGATGGGAATGCTGCAGGGCAAAACTTTTCCAAGTAAAATAGCAGTCATGTggattaaaattcttataacaACTCATGCTGCTCATTTGCTCTCGTTGCCTGACATCGACGAGTTGCTGGGTCCTATGCTGGGTTTTATTGAAGATAAACTGACGATTTTGCCAGAATTATCCAGGCTGAGAGGTCGCGTCGCTCTTGTCACTGGTCAAATATCACACTTGAATGATAAACAGTCTGATGATATTACCAATGAATGTCTTCTCACTTATCAAGACCCAG actCGGACGCTGAAGATGAAGATGATATTGATAGAGTTGAGGCTGCCAGCGAGTCAGACGAAAATTGGGACGAAATTTCAGATCAAGATGACATGCAAGAAGATATGGAAAACGGGAGATCGGATCTTGACGATGATGACGCTTCGATTTGCAGTTAA
- the LOC103576530 gene encoding WD repeat-containing protein 43 isoform X2, whose amino-acid sequence MASSGCSAFSQDSKLWAYCGRDGRLKIWETLTNTLKHDFIPNLHLSSGCSVLQWITVGQQSTTPSPWKKRKRKSASIVEDMEQKQMIAMGTVDGKIIIYNPASASVDKVLENGHSAAVTAITWSSAGLFTAADDHQIVEWNIQEGGIKCKWKSGKNKVTALVASADGKSIISADRSIKCWDLESKQLVGTFTGHANQITFLKSVQIDDNNYVISGANGDSYLCIWSLSEGKKNKTSLATLTMQDDPVSVSVKLNDNSQIIILATNRSGQCHLFVYQPNGVCIKPLKPTVTVIITTESISKEAASIPIQSSHLTEDNKMLIAFGSLLTLTFDRVVPDLTDIVQVLVRKDIKWTKDKKEEAVTKVKNAITDGDVEYLAPGAPNSVVKRTKGSSGGSQLPLQDRLENLSLNVEAYASASGKTPTKGTNKTQLLMQGLSSKDKNILTTVLYIRDENVIKNTIVNLPVQAVKPLIVELMGMLQGKTFPSKIAVMWIKILITTHAAHLLSLPDIDELLGPMLGFIEDKLTILPELSRLRGRVALVTGQISHLNDKQSDDITNECLLTYQDPDSDAEDEDDIDRVEAASESDENWDEISDQDDMQEDMENGRSDLDDDDASICS is encoded by the exons ATGGCGAGCTCGGGTTGTTCAGCATTTTCTCAGGACAGTAAACTCTGGGCTTATTGTGGCCGGGATggaagattaaaaatatggGAGACTTTAACAAATACATTGAAGCACGATTTTATTCCAAATTTACATTTGTCTTCTGGCTGTAGTGTCTTGCAATGGATAACTGTCGGTCAACAATCAACAACG CCATCGCCATGGAAGAAGCGGAAAAGAAAATCCGCGTCAATTGTGGAGGACATGGAGCAGAAACAAATGATTGCCATGGGTACAGTCGAtggcaaaataattatttataatccgGCATCGGCTTCGGTTGATAAAGTCCTGGAGAATGGACACTCGGCAGCGGTGACTGCTATCACTTGGTCGTCCGCTGGACTCTTTACCGCAGCGGACGATCACCAGATTGTCGAGTGGAATATCCAGGAGGGCGGAATAAAATGCAAGTGGAAATCCGGAAAGAACAAAGTCACTGCGTTGGTGGCTTCTGCGGACGGGAAATCTATTATTTCTGCTGATAGATCAATTAAATGCTGGGATCTAGAGAGCAAACAACTTGTTGGAACTTTCACTGGACATGCTAatcaaataacatttttaaaatcagtacaaattgatgataataattatgttatcaGTGGTGCTAATGGTGATTCTTATCTTTGTATCTGGTCACTTTCtgag ggaaaaaagaataaaacatCATTAGCAACGTTAACGATGCAAGATGATCCAGTATCAGTATCCGTAAAATTGAATGACAATTcgcaaataattattctcgCAACAAATAGATCCGGACAATGTCATTTGTTCGTTTATCAACCAAACGGCGTGTGTATTAAACCACTAAAACCAACAGTTACCGTCATAATAACGACAGAAAGTATCAGCAAAGAGGCAGCATCAATACCAATACAGTCTTCCCATTTAACAGAAGACAATAAAATGCTCATAGCGTTTGGCTCATTGCTGACATTGACCTTTGACCGCGTGGTGCCGGATCTCACTGACATAGTCCAGGTGTTGGTGCGCAAAGACATCAAATGGACGAAGGATAAAAAAGAAGAGGCAGTTACTAAAGTTAAGAATGCCATAACTGATGGTGATGTCGAGTATTTAGCTCCCGGAGCTCCTAACTCAGTAGTTAAGCGCACAAAAGGTTCATCTGGTGGTTCACAGTTACCTTTACAAGACAGACTAGAAAATTTGAGTTTGAACGTCGAAGCGTACGCGTCAGCGAGTGGCAAAACTCCGACAAAGGGAACCAACAAGACGCAATTGCTAATGCAAGGATTGAGtagtaaagataaaaatatattgacgACTGTGCTGTATATAAGAGatgaaaatgttataaaaaacaCGATTGTAAATCTACCGGTCCAGGCTGTGAAGCCGCTGATTGTTGAACTGATGGGAATGCTGCAGGGCAAAACTTTTCCAAGTAAAATAGCAGTCATGTggattaaaattcttataacaACTCATGCTGCTCATTTGCTCTCGTTGCCTGACATCGACGAGTTGCTGGGTCCTATGCTGGGTTTTATTGAAGATAAACTGACGATTTTGCCAGAATTATCCAGGCTGAGAGGTCGCGTCGCTCTTGTCACTGGTCAAATATCACACTTGAATGATAAACAGTCTGATGATATTACCAATGAATGTCTTCTCACTTATCAAGACCCAG actCGGACGCTGAAGATGAAGATGATATTGATAGAGTTGAGGCTGCCAGCGAGTCAGACGAAAATTGGGACGAAATTTCAGATCAAGATGACATGCAAGAAGATATGGAAAACGGGAGATCGGATCTTGACGATGATGACGCTTCGATTTGCAGTTAA